A part of Aminivibrio pyruvatiphilus genomic DNA contains:
- a CDS encoding winged helix-turn-helix transcriptional regulator, which yields MGGKCPIESTLSLINGKWKLLILKELSQGAVRYGKLGAAIPAVSAKVLTQQLRELEEDGLIVRTVYAEVPPRVEYSLSDMGTSIFSVFKELRRWGLEDDGLVRGECSFCGQCIPVHGREKGD from the coding sequence ATGGGCGGGAAATGCCCCATCGAGTCAACCCTGTCGCTGATCAACGGGAAGTGGAAGCTGCTGATCCTGAAGGAACTGTCCCAGGGAGCGGTGCGGTACGGGAAGCTGGGGGCGGCCATTCCGGCCGTTAGCGCCAAGGTACTGACCCAGCAGCTCCGGGAACTGGAGGAGGACGGTCTGATCGTCCGGACGGTCTACGCCGAGGTGCCGCCGAGGGTGGAATATTCCCTGTCGGACATGGGGACGAGCATATTCTCCGTCTTCAAGGAGCTCCGCCGCTGGGGGCTGGAGGACGACGGGCTGGTCCGGGGGGAATGCTCCTTCTGCGGTCAGTGCATCCCCGTTCACGGCAGGGAGAAGGGAGACTGA
- a CDS encoding GNAT family N-acetyltransferase has protein sequence MKNITIEILEEEDIEQCRELCDELMAFQKSKAFMEPERFDGMNFETRMKKSWESALDKHAAIAKDGAIPVGYVFSTVESAEGMKNSSFRLLPDTAGYPERIGCLSNLYIRDGYRGSGLGSRLFAISMEWLESFPYMELIYIFISNGNDEAMDFYLKHGFSYSHDVLGGFIQAVSKRVK, from the coding sequence ATGAAGAACATCACCATCGAAATCCTCGAGGAAGAGGACATTGAACAGTGCAGGGAACTGTGCGACGAGCTGATGGCTTTCCAGAAGTCGAAGGCCTTTATGGAGCCGGAGCGGTTCGACGGCATGAACTTCGAGACGAGGATGAAAAAAAGCTGGGAGAGCGCCCTTGATAAACACGCCGCCATCGCAAAAGACGGGGCGATTCCCGTGGGGTACGTCTTCTCCACCGTGGAGTCGGCGGAGGGGATGAAGAACTCGTCCTTCAGGCTCCTGCCGGACACGGCCGGCTATCCGGAACGGATCGGGTGCCTCAGCAACCTCTACATACGGGACGGCTACCGGGGTTCGGGCCTGGGGTCCCGACTCTTCGCCATCTCCATGGAGTGGCTGGAGAGCTTTCCGTACATGGAACTGATCTATATCTTCATCTCCAACGGGAACGACGAGGCCATGGATTTCTACCTGAAACACGGGTTTTCCTACAGCCACGACGTGCTCGGCGGGTTCATCCAGGCGGTGAGCAAAAGGGTCAAATGA
- a CDS encoding B3/4 domain-containing protein has protein sequence MKEIFYTIADEVFSVFPDYVRGVVVARDVRNGPSTDELTALLREAEASLRETLGSGNPAEHPRIASWREAFRKTGVKPAEFRSSIEAMARRVAKGQELPSINALVDIGNVLSLRHLVPTGGHSLDEVTEDIALLAATGDEVFVPFGETEEEHPFPGEFIFTEGKKVLTRRWSWRQANHTLTLPETKSIEFNVDGLPPVERSEVETICGELEELVGRFCGGTFRREILCASQPRMSLSQF, from the coding sequence ATGAAGGAGATTTTTTACACCATAGCGGACGAAGTGTTCTCTGTCTTTCCGGACTATGTCCGGGGCGTGGTGGTTGCCCGGGACGTGCGGAACGGCCCTTCCACGGACGAACTGACCGCCCTGCTGCGGGAGGCCGAGGCTTCCCTGAGGGAAACCCTCGGGTCAGGCAACCCTGCGGAGCACCCCCGCATCGCCTCCTGGCGGGAGGCCTTTCGGAAGACGGGCGTGAAGCCCGCGGAATTCCGGTCCTCCATCGAGGCCATGGCCCGGCGGGTCGCGAAGGGGCAGGAGCTGCCCTCCATCAACGCCCTGGTGGACATCGGCAACGTGCTGTCCCTGCGCCATCTCGTCCCCACTGGGGGCCATTCCCTGGACGAGGTGACGGAGGACATCGCCCTCCTGGCGGCCACGGGGGACGAGGTGTTCGTCCCCTTCGGCGAAACGGAGGAAGAGCATCCCTTCCCCGGCGAGTTCATCTTCACCGAGGGAAAAAAGGTGCTTACGAGGCGCTGGAGCTGGCGCCAGGCGAACCACACCCTCACCCTGCCGGAGACGAAGTCCATCGAGTTCAACGTGGACGGCCTGCCGCCCGTGGAGAGAAGTGAAGTGGAGACGATCTGCGGCGAACTTGAGGAACTGGTGGGGCGCTTCTGCGGCGGGACCTTCCGCCGGGAGATCCTGTGCGCTTCACAGCCCCGGATGAGCCTGTCGCAATTCTGA
- a CDS encoding methyl-accepting chemotaxis protein — MRVKSLRAKMMLFLGGLSLFSIVVVAAAGIWVTGRSFESDMERNALADAANVARLLENYKTQALAHVKNVASNPLLADAMKKGEFDGLRKVTVDLMKNGELEYLVVTDPRGKTLIRAHQPDVVPGPDDSISNQENIRQALDGNAFVGIEEGRVVKLSVRAGAPVRDSGGALLGAVSAGYVASQNSMVDQAKAMFRGEVSLFLGTERVASTLQGEDGKRLLGAVPEAESLLKDLSSPVLGTDPFLGASHVTSFAPLMGAKGTVIGLISVSLSREGAAAALLSNGKAIAGTTIGALAVVLLAGWFFARSLARPLQGLRGLMAAAGSGDLTVYGEIGADDEISELTATFNQMVQRQSDTVERVRKASEELAAASEEISASASEVSHTAQDVAVNIAEVSGLAEKGSSSSLETNQVLLELSSLIQMAQQKGKDALDSSTVTLETARKGRDTVLHAVEAMDRIKALTEETEGRMDTLNDYSRQITTITDTITGIARQTNLLALNAAIEAARAGEAGRGFAVVADEVRILAEQSNKGAAEVAQLVQKIAENTTAAVEGIRGSRSEVDRGVSVVNGAGKALDDILSATESTEHAVSGIVSITDEEVASSEKIIALIASMNDVIKSTADRAEQVAAATEETTASMETIGAGTQELTAMATRLNDAVKVFRVQSATGLKLPDAELIKKAKSDHLLWKVRISNMLQGLDKVKPEDVNTHTECRLGKWYFSPDNPFKNDPAYRTMDDPHKEVHEAARKAAEAFARGDRKTAEQMFARLENSSRSVIRGLETLLKKTRT; from the coding sequence ATGAGAGTGAAAAGCCTGAGAGCGAAGATGATGCTGTTCCTGGGGGGGCTGTCTCTATTTTCCATCGTGGTGGTGGCCGCTGCGGGCATCTGGGTGACCGGAAGGAGTTTCGAGTCCGACATGGAGCGCAATGCACTGGCTGATGCGGCGAATGTGGCCCGCCTGCTGGAGAACTATAAAACACAGGCCCTGGCCCATGTGAAGAATGTCGCTTCCAACCCCCTGCTGGCCGATGCAATGAAAAAGGGCGAGTTCGACGGCCTGCGGAAGGTGACCGTGGACCTGATGAAGAACGGTGAACTGGAGTACCTTGTAGTCACGGATCCCAGGGGGAAGACCCTCATCCGGGCCCACCAGCCCGACGTCGTTCCCGGCCCCGACGATTCTATCTCCAACCAGGAGAACATCCGGCAGGCCCTTGACGGAAACGCCTTCGTCGGCATCGAGGAGGGCCGGGTCGTAAAGCTCTCGGTGCGGGCGGGGGCTCCCGTCAGGGATTCCGGCGGCGCGCTGCTGGGGGCGGTGTCGGCGGGGTACGTGGCAAGCCAGAACTCCATGGTGGACCAGGCGAAGGCCATGTTCCGCGGAGAAGTTTCCCTCTTCCTCGGGACGGAGCGGGTGGCATCCACTCTTCAGGGAGAGGACGGGAAGCGCCTCCTCGGAGCGGTTCCTGAAGCGGAAAGCCTGCTGAAGGATCTCTCATCCCCTGTCCTCGGGACGGATCCCTTCCTCGGAGCCTCGCACGTCACGTCCTTCGCTCCTCTCATGGGAGCAAAGGGAACGGTCATCGGCCTGATCTCCGTGTCCCTTTCCAGGGAAGGGGCCGCCGCGGCCCTGCTTTCGAACGGGAAAGCCATCGCCGGGACGACCATCGGTGCGCTTGCTGTCGTGCTGCTGGCGGGCTGGTTTTTTGCCCGCTCCCTTGCCCGTCCGCTCCAGGGTCTGAGAGGGCTCATGGCGGCGGCCGGATCCGGGGACCTCACGGTCTACGGCGAGATCGGCGCCGACGATGAAATATCGGAGCTTACCGCCACCTTCAACCAGATGGTTCAAAGGCAGTCCGACACGGTGGAGCGGGTCCGGAAGGCTTCGGAAGAGCTGGCGGCCGCATCGGAGGAGATTTCCGCCTCGGCGTCGGAGGTGTCCCACACCGCTCAGGACGTGGCGGTAAACATCGCCGAGGTGTCCGGGCTGGCGGAGAAGGGCAGCTCATCTTCCCTCGAGACGAACCAGGTGCTCCTCGAACTTTCTTCCCTGATCCAGATGGCCCAGCAGAAGGGCAAGGATGCCCTGGACAGCTCGACCGTCACCCTGGAGACCGCCCGGAAGGGCCGGGACACTGTCCTCCATGCGGTGGAGGCCATGGACAGGATCAAGGCCCTCACCGAAGAGACTGAAGGCCGCATGGATACCCTGAACGACTATTCCCGGCAGATCACCACCATCACGGATACCATCACGGGCATCGCACGGCAGACGAACCTCCTTGCCCTGAACGCCGCCATCGAAGCGGCCCGGGCGGGTGAGGCCGGCAGGGGGTTTGCCGTGGTGGCCGACGAGGTGCGGATCCTGGCCGAGCAGTCGAACAAGGGGGCGGCCGAGGTGGCCCAGCTCGTGCAGAAGATCGCGGAAAATACGACGGCGGCGGTGGAGGGAATCCGGGGCAGCCGGTCCGAGGTGGACCGGGGCGTATCCGTGGTCAACGGCGCCGGGAAGGCCCTGGACGATATCCTGTCCGCCACTGAAAGCACGGAGCATGCGGTCAGCGGGATCGTTTCCATCACCGACGAGGAAGTGGCGAGTTCCGAGAAGATCATAGCCCTCATCGCGTCCATGAACGACGTGATAAAAAGTACCGCCGACCGGGCGGAACAGGTGGCTGCCGCCACGGAAGAGACCACGGCCTCCATGGAGACCATCGGCGCGGGCACCCAGGAGCTCACCGCCATGGCGACCAGGCTGAACGATGCTGTAAAGGTCTTCCGGGTACAGTCCGCCACAGGACTGAAGCTTCCCGACGCGGAACTGATAAAGAAAGCAAAGTCGGACCACCTCCTCTGGAAGGTGCGTATAAGCAATATGCTCCAGGGGCTGGACAAGGTGAAGCCCGAGGATGTGAACACCCACACGGAATGCCGCCTTGGAAAATGGTATTTTTCCCCTGACAACCCCTTCAAAAACGACCCGGCCTACAGGACCATGGACGACCCCCACAAGGAGGTCCACGAGGCTGCCCGGAAGGCCGCCGAGGCCTTCGCCAGGGGCGACCGGAAGACGGCGGAACAGATGTTCGCCAGGCTGGAAAACAGTTCCCGATCGGTGATCAGGGGACTTGAAACGCTGCTGAAAAAGACCCGTACTTGA
- a CDS encoding M20 metallopeptidase family protein, with the protein MFDVKKKAQEMNDRIIQWRRTLHATPEIGFNTPVTEKFIVDELEKIGVDEIRHGNGMRGIVALIKGGRPGKVLGIRADYDALNMTEDTGLPFAATNGNMHACGHDAHAAILLGTAKLLTECRDELQGTIKLLFQPSEEDGKGAPAMIEDGVFENPAMDGIIGLHTGNLWKGFMPGEAGYRFGALMAAADWFTVTFEGKGGHGATPHLTVDPVAMACQAVNLLQLVVSRETSPLDSAVVTVGTIQGGTMPNIIAPSCTISGTIRSLSPETRKNLETRLKGICTDVAEALRGKASVSFRYGPPPLINDRGMTEKMKAAMEDILGTEAVHEVEEPTMGGEDMAFFQEKVPGSFFFLPANYGDERDYPHHHPKFNLNESVFWIGPAVMAKYALTW; encoded by the coding sequence ATGTTCGACGTAAAGAAGAAAGCGCAGGAAATGAACGACCGGATCATCCAGTGGAGGCGCACTCTCCACGCCACCCCGGAAATAGGCTTCAACACCCCCGTCACTGAGAAATTCATCGTCGACGAACTCGAAAAAATAGGCGTGGACGAAATCCGCCATGGAAACGGCATGCGGGGAATCGTGGCCCTCATCAAGGGAGGCAGGCCGGGAAAGGTACTCGGCATCCGGGCAGATTACGATGCCCTCAACATGACCGAGGACACGGGGCTTCCCTTCGCCGCCACCAACGGCAACATGCACGCCTGCGGCCATGACGCCCATGCCGCCATACTCCTGGGCACGGCGAAGCTCCTCACGGAGTGCAGGGACGAGCTCCAGGGCACCATAAAGCTTCTCTTCCAGCCCTCCGAGGAGGACGGGAAGGGCGCCCCCGCCATGATCGAGGACGGCGTGTTCGAGAATCCCGCCATGGACGGGATCATCGGCCTCCACACGGGGAACCTCTGGAAGGGCTTCATGCCCGGCGAGGCGGGATACCGCTTCGGCGCCCTCATGGCCGCCGCCGACTGGTTCACCGTCACCTTCGAGGGCAAGGGCGGCCACGGAGCCACCCCCCATCTTACCGTGGACCCCGTCGCCATGGCCTGCCAGGCGGTCAACCTGCTCCAGCTCGTGGTCAGCCGTGAGACGAGCCCCCTGGATTCCGCCGTCGTTACGGTGGGCACCATCCAGGGCGGCACCATGCCCAACATCATCGCCCCGAGCTGCACCATCAGCGGCACCATCCGCTCCCTCTCGCCCGAGACGAGGAAAAACCTCGAGACACGGCTGAAGGGCATCTGCACCGACGTGGCGGAGGCCCTCCGGGGCAAGGCGTCCGTCTCCTTCAGGTACGGGCCTCCCCCCCTCATCAACGACCGCGGGATGACGGAGAAAATGAAGGCCGCCATGGAAGACATCCTGGGGACAGAGGCGGTACACGAGGTGGAAGAACCCACCATGGGCGGAGAGGACATGGCCTTCTTCCAGGAAAAAGTGCCGGGCTCCTTCTTCTTCCTGCCCGCGAATTACGGCGATGAGCGGGACTACCCCCACCACCACCCCAAGTTCAACCTGAACGAAAGCGTCTTCTGGATCGGCCCGGCAGTCATGGCGAAGTACGCCCTCACCTGGTAG
- a CDS encoding pyridoxal-phosphate dependent enzyme, which translates to MALHRETPLLESVPLGAASGRRVFLKMENMQPAGSFKLRGIGRVCEEAARAGATRFISPSGGNAGYAAAWAGRELGVCTTVIVPVTTSEEAKNAIAALGAEVLVSGESWKESNELALKMAGEDPKSKYIHAFDDPVMWDGHGTLMDEAAKQGPKPGAVVLSVGGGGLLCGVVAGMDRNGWGDVPVLACETEGAASFAAAVAAGEIVELEGISSVATSLGARAVAPHALEICRDHRIIPYVVPDEAAVSACGRFLDDHRVLVEPACGVSLSAIYDNTPLLGDAGTVLVVVCGGIGISAAKLRDLEARFGLS; encoded by the coding sequence ATGGCGCTGCACCGGGAAACCCCGCTCCTGGAATCCGTCCCCCTGGGCGCCGCCTCGGGGCGGAGGGTGTTTTTGAAAATGGAGAACATGCAGCCCGCCGGATCCTTCAAGCTGCGGGGGATCGGGCGGGTCTGCGAGGAAGCCGCCCGCGCCGGGGCGACGCGGTTCATCTCCCCCTCGGGAGGCAACGCCGGCTACGCCGCCGCCTGGGCCGGAAGGGAACTTGGCGTATGCACCACCGTCATCGTCCCGGTGACCACTTCGGAAGAAGCGAAGAACGCCATCGCCGCCCTCGGGGCTGAGGTGCTCGTCTCCGGGGAGAGCTGGAAGGAGTCCAACGAACTTGCCCTGAAGATGGCCGGGGAGGATCCGAAATCGAAATACATCCATGCCTTCGACGACCCCGTCATGTGGGACGGCCATGGAACCCTCATGGACGAGGCGGCGAAGCAGGGGCCGAAGCCCGGCGCGGTCGTACTCTCCGTGGGAGGGGGCGGCCTGCTCTGCGGCGTGGTCGCCGGAATGGACCGCAACGGATGGGGCGATGTGCCGGTGCTCGCCTGCGAAACCGAGGGAGCGGCATCCTTCGCCGCCGCCGTGGCGGCAGGGGAGATCGTGGAACTGGAGGGCATATCCTCCGTGGCCACCTCTCTGGGGGCGAGGGCAGTGGCCCCCCACGCCCTCGAAATCTGCCGGGACCACAGGATCATACCTTATGTCGTACCCGATGAAGCGGCCGTCTCTGCCTGCGGGCGGTTCCTCGACGACCACCGGGTCCTCGTGGAGCCAGCCTGCGGTGTCTCCCTTTCCGCCATCTACGACAATACGCCCCTCCTCGGAGACGCCGGCACCGTCCTCGTGGTGGTCTGCGGAGGCATCGGGATCAGCGCGGCCAAGCTCAGGGACCTGGAGGCCCGGTTCGGCCTTTCCTGA
- the aqpZ gene encoding aquaporin Z, with the protein MNRYGAEFFGTFWLVLGGCGSAVLAAAFPNVGIGLLGVSLAFGLTVVTMAYAIGHISGCHLNPAVSIGLWAGGRFPASQVIPYIVAQVLGAVAAGAVLFFIASGKTGFDVTAGFATNGYGEHSPGGYSMMAALVTEVVMTMMFLIIILGATDKRAPQGFAPLAIGLALTLIHLISIPVTNTSVNPARSTGVAVFQGGWAISELWLFWAAPIAGAILGAIVYRMISQENS; encoded by the coding sequence ATGAACAGGTACGGAGCGGAATTTTTCGGCACCTTCTGGCTCGTTCTCGGAGGATGCGGCAGCGCAGTGCTCGCGGCGGCCTTCCCGAACGTGGGAATCGGCCTTCTCGGCGTCTCCCTGGCCTTCGGTCTTACGGTGGTGACCATGGCCTACGCCATCGGCCATATTTCCGGCTGCCACCTCAACCCGGCGGTCTCCATCGGCCTCTGGGCCGGCGGCCGCTTTCCCGCGTCCCAGGTCATCCCCTACATCGTCGCCCAGGTCCTCGGGGCAGTGGCGGCAGGAGCGGTCCTCTTCTTCATCGCAAGCGGGAAGACCGGTTTTGACGTGACAGCAGGTTTTGCCACCAACGGCTACGGCGAGCATTCTCCGGGAGGCTACTCCATGATGGCCGCCCTCGTCACCGAAGTGGTGATGACCATGATGTTCCTCATCATCATCCTCGGCGCCACCGACAAGCGGGCCCCCCAGGGATTCGCGCCCCTGGCCATCGGACTCGCCCTGACCCTGATCCACCTCATCAGCATCCCCGTGACCAATACCTCCGTGAACCCTGCCCGGAGCACCGGTGTGGCGGTCTTCCAGGGAGGATGGGCCATTTCCGAGCTGTGGCTCTTCTGGGCCGCCCCCATCGCCGGAGCGATCCTCGGGGCCATCGTCTACCGCATGATCAGCCAGGAAAATTCCTGA